A part of Tachysurus vachellii isolate PV-2020 chromosome 4, HZAU_Pvac_v1, whole genome shotgun sequence genomic DNA contains:
- the rft1 gene encoding protein RFT1 homolog, which translates to MGSEDVLKSASTLASYNVLLQVMFRVLTFFLNAFTLRFVSKELIGVVNVRLMLLYSTLVFLSREAFRRACLSAEGAERNWRQIINLLWLTLPLGCFWAVLLVYVWLWLLQPPDPQTVPHYGPAVGIFCMAALTELLAEPLWVLAHAHMIVRLKVIAESLAIIAKCFVTVMMVVSAPQWGLYIFSAAQCVYAGFLCLCYIVYFMHFLGSEEAVKNVFPLRHISELLPTRMKGQPLINWKLATLTWSFFKQSFLKQILTEGERYVMTFLNVLNFGDQGVYDIVNNLGSMVARFLFLPIEESFYVFFAKVLERGRDVQHQKQEEVSMAANVLECLLKLVLLIGLIITAFGYSYSYLALDMYGGDILSSGTGPSLLRCFSFYVLLLAINGVTECFVFAAMSKEEVDRYNLVMLGLSASFLLLSYWLTWLFGGVGFILANCCNMVLRIIHSLIYIHRYFQHSEHTPLSGLRPHPALFVTLIISSILTAFSERMLCCDGGWLLRIAHISIGAVCLLVVVIVAFLTEERLVQFIRTQLLPKYNKKLT; encoded by the exons ATGGGCTCAGAAGATGTACTTAAGAGTGCATCAACTCTCGCATCGTACAACGTCCTGCTACAG GTGATGTTTCGTGTGCTTACTTTCTTCCTGAACGCGTTCACACTGCGCTTTGTGTCCAAGGAGCTAATAGGCGTGGTGAACGTCCG GTTGATGCTGCTGTACTCAACACTAGTTTTCCTGTCCAGAGAGGCGTTCAGGAGGGCGTGTCTAAGCGCGGAAGGGGCGGAGCGTAATTGGAGACAGATTATTAACCTGTTATGGCTGAC GTTGCCACTTGGCTGTTTTTGGGCTGTGTTactggtgtatgtgtggctgTGGCTCCTCCAGCCTCCAGACCCTCAGACAGTCCCACACTATGGACCTGCTGTGGGAATCTTCTGCATGGCTGCTCTAACTGAGTTGCTCGCTGAGCCTCTTTGGGTTCTTGCTCATGCTCATATGATTGTTCGCTTAAAG GTGATTGCCGAAAGTCTAGCAATAATTGCTAAGTGTTTTGTCACCGTGATGATGGTGGTCTCTGCTCCCCAGTGGGGTCTCTATATATTCTCTGCTGCCCAG tgtgtgtatgcaggatTCCTGTGTCTTTGCTACATTGTTTACTTCATGCATTTCCTGGGTTCTGAGGAAGCAGTGAAAAATGTCTTTCCGCTGCGTCACATCTCAGAGCTGCTTCCCACCAGAATGAAAGGACAG ccaCTGATAAACTGGAAGCTTGCCACATTGACATGGAGTTTCTTCAAACAATCTTTCCTTAAACAGATTCTTACAGAAG GAGAGCGTTATGTGATGACCTTTCTGAATGTGCTTAACTTTGGAGACCAGG ggGTGTATGATATAGTGAATAATCTTGGCTCGATGGTGGCACGTTTTCTCTTCTTGCCGATTGAGGAGAGCTTCTACGTATTTTTTGCAAAGGTGTTAGAGCGTGGACGTGACGTACAGCATCAGAAACAA GAGGAGGTGTCTATGGCAGCTAATGTATTGGAATGTCTGCTGAAGCTGGTTCTTCTAATTGGGCTGATTATCACAGCTTTTGGTTACTCCTACTCTTACCTGGCTCTCGATATGTACGGTGGGGATATTTTGAGCAGTGGAACag gtcCCTCTCTTTTACGTTGTTTCAGTTTTTATGTATTACTTTTAGCCATTAATGGTGTAACAGAGTGCTTTGTTTTTGCTGCCATGAGTAAGGAGGAGGTAGACAG GTATAACCTGGTTATGCTGGGACTATCCGCCTCCTTTCTGTTGCTTTCCTATTGGCTGACTTGGCTGTTTGGGGGCGTCGGATTCATCCTGGCAAACTGCTGCAACATGGTTTTGCGAATTATCCATAGCCTTATTTACATACATCGCTACTTCCAGCACAGTGAACACACCCCACTGTCAGGGCTGCGCCCACACCCTGCACTCTTTGTCACACTCATAATCAGTTCCATCCTGACAGCCTTCTCAGAG cgTATGCTGTGTTGTGATGGTGGATGGTTGCTGAGGATAGCGCATATCTCCATCGGAGCAGTTTGTTTACTGGTTGTGGTCATAGTGGCTTTTCTTACAGAAGAAAGACTTGTTCAGTTTATCAGAACTCAGCTACTAcccaaatacaacaaaaaactcACATGA
- the c4h1orf74 gene encoding UPF0739 protein C1orf74 homolog — protein MVVSADIFISKAQMFLCCGKKKKRQIPHSSCLDMAVQIIAVDLGLKPAVLYDLNSACAEQIQRYVSSLHEAGVLNTTLRIFSISGSCLVVNCNLMKEHLSEVLEKKSLLTVDVCAWKEQPSLIVMDSSTKHMVKEMLDFIMDKEDQHPSIIVVEEELHERWNLCTLFGILLGYPTSYWFNQAQSFENCLSMTPLVVNKVWVCWPICDTKHSSCLYSFSVPEVLWAEIDTFIQNWVERLRGRFCKQTVLIKLSISKETVILPTVAL, from the coding sequence ATGGTGGTCTCCGCAGATATTTTCATCTCAAAAGCCCAGATGTTTCTCTGTTgtgggaagaagaaaaaaagacaaattccCCATTCATCATGTCTTGATATGGCTGTGCAAATCATTGCTGTTGATCTAGGCCTTAAACCAGCTGTTCTGTATGACCTTAACAGCGCATGTGCAGAACAGATCCAGCGATATGTCAGCTCACTGCACGAGGCTGGAGTACTGAACACAACACTTAGAATATTTTCCATCAGTGGAAGTTGTCTTGTTGTGAACTGTAATCTGATGAAGGAACATTTGAGTGAAGTGCTGGAGAAAAAGAGCCTTCTTACTGTTGATGTGTGCGCATGGAAGGAGCAGCCATCTCTGATTGTCATGGATAGCAGCACCAAGCATATGGTCAAAGAAATGCTGGACTTTATTATGGATAAAGAGGACCAGCATCCATCAATCATTGTGGTGGAAGAGGAGCTGCATGAACGGTGGAACTTGTGCACACTTTTTGGGATCCTCTTAGGCTATCCTACTTCATACTGGTTTAATCAAGCACAGAGCTTTGAGAACTGTCTGAGTATGACCCCACTGGTGGTAAATAAGGTTTGGGTTTGCTGGCCAATATGTGATACAAAGCACAGCAGCTGTCTTTACTCATTCAGTGTACCTGAAGTGTTGTGGGCAGAAATTGATACCTTTATACAAAACTGGGTGGAGCGTCTGAGAGGTCGATTTTGCAAACAGACAGTTTTGATCAAACTCAGTATTTCAAAAGAAACTGTAATTTTGCCCACTGTAGCTTTGTGA
- the sirt4 gene encoding NAD-dependent protein lipoamidase sirtuin-4, mitochondrial isoform X2, translating to MLLQWRSLPQCVALGRRAASTVPAGVLNFVPSSSSVDRSSLEQLQAFVSQASHLFVLTGAGLSTESGIPDYRSEGVGLYARTNRRPMQHTEFMRSSKARQRYWARNYVGWPLFSSHLPNSAHHALRNWEEKGKVHWLVTQNVDALHSKAGHQRLTELHGCSHRVVCMGCGQLTARKELQKHFAALNPDWEASAGEVAPDGDVLLEDEQVLQFRVPSCQSCGGILKPAVTFFGDVVDRATVQFVHNRLAEADAVLVAGSSLQVYSGYRFLLAASERRLPVAIVNIGPTRADHLAELKLSARCGDVLSILSAG from the exons ATGCTGCTGCAATGGCGATCCCTGCCTCAGTGTGTGGCACTGGGAAGACGTGCTGCCTCTACGGTTCCTGCCGGTGTGCTGAACTTTGTTCCATCCAGCAGCTCGGTAGACAGGAGCTCCTTGGAACAGCTTCAGGCATTTGTATCACAAGCCTCTCACCTCTTTGTGTTAACTGGAGCTGGACTGTCGACTGAGTCAGGAATCCCTGACTACCGTTCAGAAGGTGTAGGGCTGTATGCACGCACAAATCGCCGGCCAATGCAACACACAGAGTTCATGCGCAGTTCCAAAGCTCGTCAGCGCTATTGGGCCCGCAATTACGTAGGCTGGCCGCTGTTTTCTTCTCATCTGCCAAATTCAGCTCACCATGCCCTGAGGAACTGGGAGGAGAAAGGCAAAGTTCACTGGCTTGTCACTCAAAATGTGGATGCTTTACATTCAAAGGCAGGACACCAGAGACTGACTGAACTTCATGGCTGCTCACACAG agtggtGTGTATGGGCTGTGGACAGCTGACTGCACGGAAGGAGCTGCAGAAGCATTTTGCTGCACTGAACCCCGACTGGGAGGCAAGCGCAGGCGAGGTGGCACCGGATGGAGACGTGTTGCTGGAAGATGAACAGGTGCTACAATTCAGGGTTCCTTCATGCCAGTCCTGTGGCGGCATCCTTAAGCCTGCTGTCACATTTTTTGGTGACGTGGTAGACCGTGCAACTGTGCAGTTTGTGCATAACCGGCTGGCTGAGGCTGATGCTGTGCTTGTGGCTGGATCTTCACTGCAG GTGTATTCTGGGTACCGTTTCCTGTTAGCAGCCAGTGAGAGACGACTCCCAGTGGCCATCGTGAACATTGGTCCTACAAGAGCTGACCATCTTGCTGAGCTTAAACTGAGTGCCCGATGTGGAGATGTGCTCTCAATCCTCAGTGCCGGCTGA
- the sirt4 gene encoding NAD-dependent protein lipoamidase sirtuin-4, mitochondrial isoform X1 — protein sequence MSWWKNYTVSMLLQWRSLPQCVALGRRAASTVPAGVLNFVPSSSSVDRSSLEQLQAFVSQASHLFVLTGAGLSTESGIPDYRSEGVGLYARTNRRPMQHTEFMRSSKARQRYWARNYVGWPLFSSHLPNSAHHALRNWEEKGKVHWLVTQNVDALHSKAGHQRLTELHGCSHRVVCMGCGQLTARKELQKHFAALNPDWEASAGEVAPDGDVLLEDEQVLQFRVPSCQSCGGILKPAVTFFGDVVDRATVQFVHNRLAEADAVLVAGSSLQVYSGYRFLLAASERRLPVAIVNIGPTRADHLAELKLSARCGDVLSILSAG from the exons ATGAGTTGGTGGAAAAACTACACAGTGTCG ATGCTGCTGCAATGGCGATCCCTGCCTCAGTGTGTGGCACTGGGAAGACGTGCTGCCTCTACGGTTCCTGCCGGTGTGCTGAACTTTGTTCCATCCAGCAGCTCGGTAGACAGGAGCTCCTTGGAACAGCTTCAGGCATTTGTATCACAAGCCTCTCACCTCTTTGTGTTAACTGGAGCTGGACTGTCGACTGAGTCAGGAATCCCTGACTACCGTTCAGAAGGTGTAGGGCTGTATGCACGCACAAATCGCCGGCCAATGCAACACACAGAGTTCATGCGCAGTTCCAAAGCTCGTCAGCGCTATTGGGCCCGCAATTACGTAGGCTGGCCGCTGTTTTCTTCTCATCTGCCAAATTCAGCTCACCATGCCCTGAGGAACTGGGAGGAGAAAGGCAAAGTTCACTGGCTTGTCACTCAAAATGTGGATGCTTTACATTCAAAGGCAGGACACCAGAGACTGACTGAACTTCATGGCTGCTCACACAG agtggtGTGTATGGGCTGTGGACAGCTGACTGCACGGAAGGAGCTGCAGAAGCATTTTGCTGCACTGAACCCCGACTGGGAGGCAAGCGCAGGCGAGGTGGCACCGGATGGAGACGTGTTGCTGGAAGATGAACAGGTGCTACAATTCAGGGTTCCTTCATGCCAGTCCTGTGGCGGCATCCTTAAGCCTGCTGTCACATTTTTTGGTGACGTGGTAGACCGTGCAACTGTGCAGTTTGTGCATAACCGGCTGGCTGAGGCTGATGCTGTGCTTGTGGCTGGATCTTCACTGCAG GTGTATTCTGGGTACCGTTTCCTGTTAGCAGCCAGTGAGAGACGACTCCCAGTGGCCATCGTGAACATTGGTCCTACAAGAGCTGACCATCTTGCTGAGCTTAAACTGAGTGCCCGATGTGGAGATGTGCTCTCAATCCTCAGTGCCGGCTGA
- the sxph gene encoding saxiphilin-like isoform X2, with amino-acid sequence MMKGACGIIVILLFSAAVLAKKMRWCVVSEPEQRKCADLAKALGAAFSPAATLYSQLSCVRAFSTADCLSKIRDNKADLVTLDAGEVYSAVKQFGLAAVAKEIYNDGTCLLAVAVVRNTSSIDIRSLKGAKSCHNGARWTSGWNLPLGQLLSHNLLPWAEGQPLSQAVSAFFNTSCVPGAGTMPFSNLCSRCQGQKSYVPQKNIYCETSHSEPFYHNQGALRCLKYGAGDVAFVDHTALESIDDSVKDEYRLLCTDGTQAPLNSFRKCNFGRGPGGAVVTRINNQNLARKFLSAIQTAFGRKGREKHRFQLFDSSVYRVGDLLFRDVTDKLFILQQGIDISQVLGLDYVALLKGLRHEGSSLEDSVVRWCCISHAEQEKCEQWALSIKSDPLVCVSASSMSDCIEKIKRDKVDAVSLDATHAFIAGKCGFVPVVTEYYGMKCDFTGGGPFEAKDLLPVYGVAVARRSSRSLYVGNLAGRRSCHGPVYSPAGWVLPVQHSLSSEHNNSNAPCEPNKVYSKVFWKGCMPGAEGSLCKVCVGGTEEAATKRCSNNHNERYYGNMGALRCLVGDQTGKSYGDVAFMEHHNIESNIKYLNSSGWAKGWDARDFELLCADGQRASLTEWKNCNLGAIPPNIVMTRPVLAARIYDFLMKSQTRPDSEFHLFESQQYGESDLLFKDATRCLVHTNHMDYRTILGEDFFSQVESIFNCTYSDILQFCNQDVCSMF; translated from the exons ATGATGAAGGGTGCGTGTGGAATAATCGTCATCCTCCTTTTCTCTGCTGCTGTGTTGG CAAAAAAGATGCGTTGGTGTGTAGTGTCAGAGCCAGAGCAAAGGAAATGTGCAGATTTGGCCAAAGCACTTGGAGCTGCTTTTTCTCCTGCAGCCACATTGTACAGCCAGCTGTCGTGTGTGAGAGCCTTCAGCACTGCTGACTGCCTCAGTAAGATACGG GACAATAAAGCTGACCTTGTGACTCTGGATGCTGGAGAGGTTTACTCTGCAGTAAAGCAGTTTGGTCTTGCAGCAGTTGCAAAAGAGATCTACAATGATG GCACCTGTCTCTTGGCAGTGGCAGTAGTGAGAAACACAAGCTCAATAGACATCCGTTCTCTTAAGGGAGCTAAAAGCTGTCACAATGGAGCTCGCTGGACCTCAGGCTGGAATTTGCCTTTAGGGCAATTGCTTTCCCACAATCTCCTGCCCTGGGCTGAAGGACAGCCCCTCAGTCagg CTGTCAGTGCCTTCTTTAATACCAGCTGTGTGCCTGGAGCTGGAACAATGCCATTCAGCAACCTGTGTTCCAGATGCCAGGGTCAGAAGTCGTATGTCCCACAGAAGAACATTTACTGTGAGACATCTCATAGTGAACCATTCTACCATAACCAAGGGGCACTCAG ATGCCTGAAGTATGGAGCAGGAGATGTGGCCTTTGTGGATCATACAGCCCTGGAAAGCATAGATG ACAGCGTAAAGGATGAATACAGGTTATTGTGCACAGATGGCACTCAAGCTCCACTGAACAGTTTCAGAAAGTGTAATTTCGGCCGTGGACCTGGTGGAGCTGTGGTTACACGTATAAACAATCAAAACCTTGCTCGCAAGTTCCTTTCAGCAATTCAG acagCATTTGGCCGGAAGGGAAGAGAGAAGCATCGTTTCCAGCTTTTTGATTCATCAGTTTACAGAGTGGGTGATTTGCTGTTCAGAGACGTCACTGATAAACTGTTCATACTGCAACAAGGCATAGACATCAGTCAGGTTCTGGGACTGGACTATGTTGCTTTGCTCAAAGGGTTAAGGCATGAAG gtaGCTCTCTTGAGGACAGCGTGGTGAGATGGTGTTGTATAAGTCATGCTGAACAGGAGAAATGTGAGCAGTGGGCTCTGAGCATAAAGTCTGATCCTCTTGTATGTGTGAGCGCTTCATCTATGAGTGACTGCATTGAAAAGATCAAG AGGGATAAAGTGGATGCTGTGTCCCTGGATGCTACGCATGCTTTTATTGCAGGGAAATGTGGTTTTGTACCAGTAGTGACTGAGtattatg GGATGAAGTGTGACTTCACTGGAGGAGGACCTTTTGAGGCTAAAG ACTTGTTACCAGTGTATGGTGTGGCAGTGGCACGGCGCTCCAGTAGAAGTTTGTATGTTGGGAATCTCGCTGGCCGACGCTCTTGCCACGGGCCCGTGTACAGTCCGGCTGGTTGGGTTCTGCCTGTCCAGCACTCACTTAGTTCAGAGCACAACAATAGCAATGCCCCCTGTGAGCCAAACAAAG TGTACTCTAAAGTGTTTTGGAAGGGCTGTATGCCAGGTGCAGAAGGAAGtctgtgtaaggtgtgtgtaggtgggacAGAGGAAGCTGCCACCAAACGTTGCTCCAACAACCACAATGAGCGCTACTATGGAAATATGGGAGCTCTGAG GTGTCTGGTTGGTGACCAAACTGGGAAAAGCTATGGAGATGTGGCATTTATGGAGCATCACAACATAGAGAGCAACATCAAAT ATCTGAACAGCAGTGGCTGGGCCAAGGGTTGGGATGCCAGGGATTTTGAGTTGTTGTGTGCAGATGGACAGCGGGCCTCACTGACAGAGTGGAAGAACTGTAACCTGGGAGCCATTCCACCCAACATTGTTATGACAAGGCCTGTACTGGCTGCTCGTATCTACGACTTCCTCATGAAGTCACAG ACACGTCCAGATTCTGAGTTCCATCTGTTTGAGTCTCAGCAGTATGGTGAAAGTGATTTGCTCTTTAAAGATGCCACACGTTGTCTGGTTCACACTAATCACATGGACTATCGCACCATACTAGGAGAGGATTTCTTTTCACAAGTAGAAAGCATTTTTAACTGCACATATTCAG aCATTCTGCAGTTTTGCAACCAAGATGTGTGCAGCATGTTCTGA
- the sxph gene encoding saxiphilin-like isoform X1, protein MMKGACGIIVILLFSAAVLAKKMRWCVVSEPEQRKCADLAKALGAAFSPAATLYSQLSCVRAFSTADCLSKIRDNKADLVTLDAGEVYSAVKQFGLAAVAKEIYNDGTCLLAVAVVRNTSSIDIRSLKGAKSCHNGARWTSGWNLPLGQLLSHNLLPWAEGQPLSQAVSAFFNTSCVPGAGTMPFSNLCSRCQGQKSYVPQKNIYCETSHSEPFYHNQGALRCLKYGAGDVAFVDHTALESIDDSVKDEYRLLCTDGTQAPLNSFRKCNFGRGPGGAVVTRINNQNLARKFLSAIQTAFGRKGREKHRFQLFDSSVYRVGDLLFRDVTDKLFILQQGIDISQVLGLDYVALLKGLRHEGSSLEDSVVRWCCISHAEQEKCEQWALSIKSDPLVCVSASSMSDCIEKIKRDKVDAVSLDATHAFIAGKCGFVPVVTEYYGMKCDFTGGGPFEAKDLLPVYGVAVARRSSRSLYVGNLAGRRSCHGPVYSPAGWVLPVQHSLSSEHNNSNAPCEPNKVYSKVFWKGCMPGAEGSLCKVCVGGTEEAATKRCSNNHNERYYGNMGALRCLVGDQTGKSYGDVAFMEHHNIESNIKYLNSSGWAKGWDARDFELLCADGQRASLTEWKNCNLGAIPPNIVMTRPVLAARIYDFLMKSQKTRPDSEFHLFESQQYGESDLLFKDATRCLVHTNHMDYRTILGEDFFSQVESIFNCTYSDILQFCNQDVCSMF, encoded by the exons ATGATGAAGGGTGCGTGTGGAATAATCGTCATCCTCCTTTTCTCTGCTGCTGTGTTGG CAAAAAAGATGCGTTGGTGTGTAGTGTCAGAGCCAGAGCAAAGGAAATGTGCAGATTTGGCCAAAGCACTTGGAGCTGCTTTTTCTCCTGCAGCCACATTGTACAGCCAGCTGTCGTGTGTGAGAGCCTTCAGCACTGCTGACTGCCTCAGTAAGATACGG GACAATAAAGCTGACCTTGTGACTCTGGATGCTGGAGAGGTTTACTCTGCAGTAAAGCAGTTTGGTCTTGCAGCAGTTGCAAAAGAGATCTACAATGATG GCACCTGTCTCTTGGCAGTGGCAGTAGTGAGAAACACAAGCTCAATAGACATCCGTTCTCTTAAGGGAGCTAAAAGCTGTCACAATGGAGCTCGCTGGACCTCAGGCTGGAATTTGCCTTTAGGGCAATTGCTTTCCCACAATCTCCTGCCCTGGGCTGAAGGACAGCCCCTCAGTCagg CTGTCAGTGCCTTCTTTAATACCAGCTGTGTGCCTGGAGCTGGAACAATGCCATTCAGCAACCTGTGTTCCAGATGCCAGGGTCAGAAGTCGTATGTCCCACAGAAGAACATTTACTGTGAGACATCTCATAGTGAACCATTCTACCATAACCAAGGGGCACTCAG ATGCCTGAAGTATGGAGCAGGAGATGTGGCCTTTGTGGATCATACAGCCCTGGAAAGCATAGATG ACAGCGTAAAGGATGAATACAGGTTATTGTGCACAGATGGCACTCAAGCTCCACTGAACAGTTTCAGAAAGTGTAATTTCGGCCGTGGACCTGGTGGAGCTGTGGTTACACGTATAAACAATCAAAACCTTGCTCGCAAGTTCCTTTCAGCAATTCAG acagCATTTGGCCGGAAGGGAAGAGAGAAGCATCGTTTCCAGCTTTTTGATTCATCAGTTTACAGAGTGGGTGATTTGCTGTTCAGAGACGTCACTGATAAACTGTTCATACTGCAACAAGGCATAGACATCAGTCAGGTTCTGGGACTGGACTATGTTGCTTTGCTCAAAGGGTTAAGGCATGAAG gtaGCTCTCTTGAGGACAGCGTGGTGAGATGGTGTTGTATAAGTCATGCTGAACAGGAGAAATGTGAGCAGTGGGCTCTGAGCATAAAGTCTGATCCTCTTGTATGTGTGAGCGCTTCATCTATGAGTGACTGCATTGAAAAGATCAAG AGGGATAAAGTGGATGCTGTGTCCCTGGATGCTACGCATGCTTTTATTGCAGGGAAATGTGGTTTTGTACCAGTAGTGACTGAGtattatg GGATGAAGTGTGACTTCACTGGAGGAGGACCTTTTGAGGCTAAAG ACTTGTTACCAGTGTATGGTGTGGCAGTGGCACGGCGCTCCAGTAGAAGTTTGTATGTTGGGAATCTCGCTGGCCGACGCTCTTGCCACGGGCCCGTGTACAGTCCGGCTGGTTGGGTTCTGCCTGTCCAGCACTCACTTAGTTCAGAGCACAACAATAGCAATGCCCCCTGTGAGCCAAACAAAG TGTACTCTAAAGTGTTTTGGAAGGGCTGTATGCCAGGTGCAGAAGGAAGtctgtgtaaggtgtgtgtaggtgggacAGAGGAAGCTGCCACCAAACGTTGCTCCAACAACCACAATGAGCGCTACTATGGAAATATGGGAGCTCTGAG GTGTCTGGTTGGTGACCAAACTGGGAAAAGCTATGGAGATGTGGCATTTATGGAGCATCACAACATAGAGAGCAACATCAAAT ATCTGAACAGCAGTGGCTGGGCCAAGGGTTGGGATGCCAGGGATTTTGAGTTGTTGTGTGCAGATGGACAGCGGGCCTCACTGACAGAGTGGAAGAACTGTAACCTGGGAGCCATTCCACCCAACATTGTTATGACAAGGCCTGTACTGGCTGCTCGTATCTACGACTTCCTCATGAAGTCACAG AAGACACGTCCAGATTCTGAGTTCCATCTGTTTGAGTCTCAGCAGTATGGTGAAAGTGATTTGCTCTTTAAAGATGCCACACGTTGTCTGGTTCACACTAATCACATGGACTATCGCACCATACTAGGAGAGGATTTCTTTTCACAAGTAGAAAGCATTTTTAACTGCACATATTCAG aCATTCTGCAGTTTTGCAACCAAGATGTGTGCAGCATGTTCTGA
- the sxph gene encoding saxiphilin-like isoform X3, protein MMKGACGIIVILLFSAAVLAKKMRWCVVSEPEQRKCADLAKALGAAFSPAATLYSQLSCVRAFSTADCLSKIRDNKADLVTLDAGEVYSAVKQFGLAAVAKEIYNDGTCLLAVAVVRNTSSIDIRSLKGAKSCHNGARWTSGWNLPLGQLLSHNLLPWAEGQPLSQAVSAFFNTSCVPGAGTMPFSNLCSRCQGQKSYVPQKNIYCETSHSEPFYHNQGALRCLKYGAGDVAFVDHTALESIDDSVKDEYRLLCTDGTQAPLNSFRKCNFGRGPGGAVVTRINNQNLARKFLSAIQTAFGRKGREKHRFQLFDSSVYRVGDLLFRDVTDKLFILQQGIDISQVLGLDYVALLKGLRHEGSSLEDSVVRWCCISHAEQEKCEQWALSIKSDPLVCVSASSMSDCIEKIKRDKVDAVSLDATHAFIAGKCGFVPVVTEYYGMKCDFTGGGPFEAKDLLPVYGVAVARRSSRSLYVGNLAGRRSCHGPVYSPAGWVLPVQHSLSSEHNNSNAPCEPNKVYSKVFWKGCMPGAEGSLCKVCVGGTEEAATKRCSNNHNERYYGNMGALRCLVGDQTGKSYGDVAFMEHHNIESNIKCDLATTHIHI, encoded by the exons ATGATGAAGGGTGCGTGTGGAATAATCGTCATCCTCCTTTTCTCTGCTGCTGTGTTGG CAAAAAAGATGCGTTGGTGTGTAGTGTCAGAGCCAGAGCAAAGGAAATGTGCAGATTTGGCCAAAGCACTTGGAGCTGCTTTTTCTCCTGCAGCCACATTGTACAGCCAGCTGTCGTGTGTGAGAGCCTTCAGCACTGCTGACTGCCTCAGTAAGATACGG GACAATAAAGCTGACCTTGTGACTCTGGATGCTGGAGAGGTTTACTCTGCAGTAAAGCAGTTTGGTCTTGCAGCAGTTGCAAAAGAGATCTACAATGATG GCACCTGTCTCTTGGCAGTGGCAGTAGTGAGAAACACAAGCTCAATAGACATCCGTTCTCTTAAGGGAGCTAAAAGCTGTCACAATGGAGCTCGCTGGACCTCAGGCTGGAATTTGCCTTTAGGGCAATTGCTTTCCCACAATCTCCTGCCCTGGGCTGAAGGACAGCCCCTCAGTCagg CTGTCAGTGCCTTCTTTAATACCAGCTGTGTGCCTGGAGCTGGAACAATGCCATTCAGCAACCTGTGTTCCAGATGCCAGGGTCAGAAGTCGTATGTCCCACAGAAGAACATTTACTGTGAGACATCTCATAGTGAACCATTCTACCATAACCAAGGGGCACTCAG ATGCCTGAAGTATGGAGCAGGAGATGTGGCCTTTGTGGATCATACAGCCCTGGAAAGCATAGATG ACAGCGTAAAGGATGAATACAGGTTATTGTGCACAGATGGCACTCAAGCTCCACTGAACAGTTTCAGAAAGTGTAATTTCGGCCGTGGACCTGGTGGAGCTGTGGTTACACGTATAAACAATCAAAACCTTGCTCGCAAGTTCCTTTCAGCAATTCAG acagCATTTGGCCGGAAGGGAAGAGAGAAGCATCGTTTCCAGCTTTTTGATTCATCAGTTTACAGAGTGGGTGATTTGCTGTTCAGAGACGTCACTGATAAACTGTTCATACTGCAACAAGGCATAGACATCAGTCAGGTTCTGGGACTGGACTATGTTGCTTTGCTCAAAGGGTTAAGGCATGAAG gtaGCTCTCTTGAGGACAGCGTGGTGAGATGGTGTTGTATAAGTCATGCTGAACAGGAGAAATGTGAGCAGTGGGCTCTGAGCATAAAGTCTGATCCTCTTGTATGTGTGAGCGCTTCATCTATGAGTGACTGCATTGAAAAGATCAAG AGGGATAAAGTGGATGCTGTGTCCCTGGATGCTACGCATGCTTTTATTGCAGGGAAATGTGGTTTTGTACCAGTAGTGACTGAGtattatg GGATGAAGTGTGACTTCACTGGAGGAGGACCTTTTGAGGCTAAAG ACTTGTTACCAGTGTATGGTGTGGCAGTGGCACGGCGCTCCAGTAGAAGTTTGTATGTTGGGAATCTCGCTGGCCGACGCTCTTGCCACGGGCCCGTGTACAGTCCGGCTGGTTGGGTTCTGCCTGTCCAGCACTCACTTAGTTCAGAGCACAACAATAGCAATGCCCCCTGTGAGCCAAACAAAG TGTACTCTAAAGTGTTTTGGAAGGGCTGTATGCCAGGTGCAGAAGGAAGtctgtgtaaggtgtgtgtaggtgggacAGAGGAAGCTGCCACCAAACGTTGCTCCAACAACCACAATGAGCGCTACTATGGAAATATGGGAGCTCTGAG GTGTCTGGTTGGTGACCAAACTGGGAAAAGCTATGGAGATGTGGCATTTATGGAGCATCACAACATAGAGAGCAACATCAAATGTGACTTGGctactacacacatacac ATCTGA